The Arsenicicoccus dermatophilus genome contains the following window.
CCGCAACGACCTGTGGTGGGCGGTCGACAATGTCGCGCTGGTGCAGGCACCCCAGCCGGTCCAGGGCGCGCCGATCGCGACCTTCGACGTGCTCAGCGACATCCACGCCCCCCGCGGGAACGCGAAGTACGCCAAGGCGATCCGGCTGCTCACCTCCCAGCCCGACAAGGCCGGCGCCCTGCTGCTCGACGGCGACGTGGTCGAGCTGGGCAAGGCCGAGGACTACGCCTCCGCCACCCAGATGCTCACGGCCACGCCGCACCCCTCCGGCAGGGTCCTCATGGGCTCCGGCAACCACGAGTTCCTCGGCAAGGAGGGCTTCGCGGCCTACCAGAAGCGCTTCCTGGCCCTGGCCGGTCGCTCCGTGCCGTGGGGCGAGGTCACCGTCAACGGCGTTCCGGCGCTGTCCTTCTCGACGGAGTACTACAGCGACGTCGACCGGGAGGGCAAGGAGCCCTACGTCACCCTCGGCCGGCAGCAGCTCGCCTGGCTGGAGTCCCGCCTCGCGACATACGCCCGGCGCGGCACCCCCGTCGTCCTGATGAACCACCACCCGCTGCCGCAGTCGGTGTCCTTCACCCACTCCGCCTGGTACGGCAACGACTTCGCCGACCTGGAGGCGGTCGACGCCGTCATCGCGAAGTACCCGAACGTGATCTACCTGTCCGGGCACACCCACGCCTGGCTGGGGCTGAACGACTGGTGGGGTCGCTACCGCGTCGACGGGTCCGGCAACCCGGACGGCTTCCCCGCGGTCAACACCGGCGCGGTCCTCAACGCGGGCGTCCCGGACGACGACCACGACGAAGCCACCCTGCCCGGCGAGCACACGACGGGTCTGCGGCTCAAGGTCTTCCGCGACCGGGTGCGGGTCGAGGCCTGGGACGTGGAGGCCGGGACCGTGATGAAGCACCAGGACTTCCCCGTGACGCGGGCCTTCGCGCAGGGCCGCTGAGTCCCCGGACCCGCACCACCGGCCTGGGGTATGCCGACCGGGCCCGACGCGCCTTCCCGGCATACCCCTGCTCGTGGCCCCGACCTGCTGGACCGGACCGCATGACCCCGAGGCATCGCCCGCCGTCGAGATCGAGGTCGGCGGCCGCAGCGTCCGCGTCAGCGACCCCGACCGCGTCTGCTTCCCCGAGATCGGCGCCACCAGGCGCGATCTCGTGGACTGCTACCCCGCCGTGGGGGACGGGATCGTGCGCGCGCGGCGGGACCGGCCGGGCATGGTGCACCGCTATCCCGACGGTCTGGCGGGGGAGAAGGTTCACCAGAAGGCCCTCCCGGAGGGGGCACCGGACCGGGTCGAGACGGTGCCGGTCTGGTTCCCGCGGTTCCGGCGGACGGTGCGCGAGCTGCTCGACGAGCTGTCGATCACGGGTCGTCCCTAGACCTCCGGCGGCAGCGGGCTGCACGTCTACGTCCGGGTGCGGCCCGCCCACGAGCACGCCGACATCGGTGCGTGACCATGTGCCTACCCACCGATCGGTGCATACCGTGGGTGCAGGGGTGGGAACCATCCGTCAGATGATCTAGATTTAATCCTGTTAATTCTGTGCCCATACCGCCCGGCTGGACCGGACGGCCCGGAGGAGGTGCTGTCCTCGGTGGACTCCCCGTCGCCCCGGGAGGACCTCGCCTCCCCGGCGTCCCACCCTGATCCCCGGCGCGAGCGAGACCTGTGGTGGCGCCAGCTGCGCCTCGTCGGCGTGGGACTGCCGGCGCTGTTCATCGTGGTGCTGCAGGCCGCCCGCCCGCTGGTCTTCGACCGGCTGTGGCCCGTGCGCTCCGACCAGATCGTCAGCGGCCTGACCGCGGTCGCGGCGATCGCC
Protein-coding sequences here:
- a CDS encoding metallophosphoesterase family protein, which translates into the protein MKSALSLVTAVGAVLATSLTATSSAATVQPTDRPAPQAARSGASTVASTDAPSGVARGLARQPMNEQVLWRESFDGQASPTGFTHRAPRGWTIASSGFTTGEQRWAGWAFTNVRDWTWAVGTERRHWFTGAHDTVAVVESKHQRLAARDHLTTTLTSPPVQVAGQRDLALRFDSHYAQGKAPQSAYVTVSFDGGAPQRLLTLDEDRLSAHEDLTVTVPRGARTARFGWTYDQGRNDLWWAVDNVALVQAPQPVQGAPIATFDVLSDIHAPRGNAKYAKAIRLLTSQPDKAGALLLDGDVVELGKAEDYASATQMLTATPHPSGRVLMGSGNHEFLGKEGFAAYQKRFLALAGRSVPWGEVTVNGVPALSFSTEYYSDVDREGKEPYVTLGRQQLAWLESRLATYARRGTPVVLMNHHPLPQSVSFTHSAWYGNDFADLEAVDAVIAKYPNVIYLSGHTHAWLGLNDWWGRYRVDGSGNPDGFPAVNTGAVLNAGVPDDDHDEATLPGEHTTGLRLKVFRDRVRVEAWDVEAGTVMKHQDFPVTRAFAQGR